In Paenibacillus sp. FSL R7-0345, a single window of DNA contains:
- a CDS encoding AraC family transcriptional regulator: MDENADLLMNMNSGAFNGELIYAGKLSANPEWKFALHKHEDLHEVIYIEDGAGSYVIDGKAYTAQKGDVLVYNRGTLHQEQSDPDQPLSTYYFNFRFLPPIDTQRDWVVPPGWEPVIRSNHYTGELSMLIQSLVNEFSLRGRGYERISQHLLEAILLLLERMILLQNRTAKEEKASLANQIKAYLDTNYRRKLTLGDLAQLFHIDSYYLVHMYKNNFGISPINYLIQRRMGEAMRLMAITDKKIWEIAKMVGYDNANYFSILFTRVIGISPRKFREGNQRDFYKD, translated from the coding sequence ATGGACGAAAATGCGGATTTGCTGATGAACATGAACAGCGGGGCTTTTAACGGAGAACTTATTTATGCAGGCAAGCTGAGCGCCAACCCGGAATGGAAATTTGCGCTTCACAAGCATGAGGATTTGCATGAGGTCATTTATATTGAAGACGGGGCGGGCTCCTATGTAATCGACGGTAAAGCCTATACTGCCCAAAAAGGGGATGTGCTTGTCTACAACCGGGGTACGCTGCATCAGGAACAGTCTGACCCTGACCAGCCGCTGTCTACTTATTACTTTAATTTTCGTTTTCTCCCCCCGATTGATACACAGCGCGATTGGGTTGTTCCTCCCGGCTGGGAGCCTGTTATCCGTTCCAATCATTACACAGGTGAGCTGTCCATGCTGATTCAAAGCCTGGTCAATGAATTTTCGCTGCGTGGCAGAGGCTACGAACGGATTTCACAGCATTTGCTGGAAGCGATTCTGTTACTCCTTGAACGGATGATTCTTTTACAGAACCGGACTGCCAAGGAGGAAAAAGCTTCACTCGCGAATCAGATCAAAGCTTACCTGGATACTAATTACCGGCGCAAGCTGACCCTTGGCGATCTGGCACAGCTTTTTCATATTGACTCTTACTATCTGGTTCATATGTATAAAAATAATTTCGGTATCTCGCCCATCAACTATTTAATTCAGCGCCGGATGGGTGAAGCCATGCGCCTGATGGCCATAACGGACAAAAAAATCTGGGAAATCGCCAAAATGGTCGGATACGACAACGCCAACTATTTTTCTATCCTGTTTACCAGGGTCATCGGCATCTCTCCCCGTAAGTTCAGGGAAGGCAATCAGCGGGATTTTTATAAGGATTGA
- a CDS encoding MFS transporter, translated as MKTVNERGLVFSFTFMAFLLGTTEYIIVGLLSEIAASLQITLAVAGSLVSGFAIAYALGTPVLMTLVSRLPKKQTILGTIALIVVFNLFSAVSGTYGLMLFTRIATAVLCGLAISLSLSAVSEVVTPARQGKSVSYILGGFGIANVLGVPIGTFVGQHFEWQAAFILTAVMGVAAFVLNLIVIPSNLTNTKASLKDQLSLLTNRRIILAFLIPVFGTGAVFSIYTYIRPLMDQVMNISAASVSWVLLAYGLATIFSTWLGGIVASSNALGRLRIVFLVQAAIYVLFFFAAPIPVLGLVFLILSACVSNILNVTSQLYLIELAVEHSPGSRDFAASLNPVAANTGIAGGSALGGLVVGTSGLASLSWTAAGIALAAFAVTAISYRLKRRSVVRKEQAAAA; from the coding sequence ATGAAAACAGTAAATGAACGGGGTCTGGTATTTTCTTTTACCTTTATGGCCTTTTTGCTTGGAACTACAGAGTATATTATCGTCGGGCTGTTATCGGAAATCGCCGCTTCCCTGCAGATTACACTAGCAGTTGCGGGCAGTCTTGTATCCGGCTTTGCCATTGCCTATGCACTGGGAACACCGGTACTCATGACACTGGTCAGCAGATTGCCCAAGAAGCAGACGATTCTGGGTACGATTGCCCTGATCGTTGTGTTTAATCTGTTCAGTGCCGTGTCGGGTACGTACGGATTAATGCTATTCACAAGGATCGCAACGGCGGTGTTGTGCGGACTTGCAATTTCCCTGTCCCTCTCTGCAGTAAGCGAGGTTGTCACTCCGGCCAGGCAGGGGAAATCTGTCTCATATATACTGGGCGGCTTTGGTATTGCTAATGTGCTTGGGGTGCCCATCGGTACTTTTGTCGGCCAGCATTTTGAGTGGCAGGCTGCATTTATCCTGACAGCAGTGATGGGAGTGGCCGCATTTGTGCTTAACCTGATCGTTATTCCTTCTAATCTGACAAACACCAAGGCTTCGCTGAAGGACCAGCTCAGCCTGCTGACTAACAGACGTATCATACTTGCTTTCCTGATCCCGGTATTCGGGACCGGTGCCGTATTCAGTATCTACACTTATATCAGACCGCTTATGGATCAGGTAATGAACATCTCTGCAGCATCGGTCAGCTGGGTGCTGCTTGCGTATGGCCTGGCTACGATTTTCAGCACCTGGCTCGGCGGGATTGTCGCTTCCAGCAATGCGCTCGGCAGATTAAGAATAGTCTTTCTGGTCCAGGCAGCAATCTACGTCCTCTTTTTCTTTGCAGCGCCTATTCCTGTGCTCGGTCTGGTCTTTCTGATTCTGAGTGCCTGTGTGTCTAATATTCTGAATGTAACGTCGCAGCTGTATCTGATTGAGCTGGCAGTTGAACATTCACCGGGTTCGCGGGATTTTGCAGCTTCGCTGAACCCGGTTGCTGCCAACACCGGTATCGCCGGCGGGTCGGCCCTTGGCGGGCTGGTGGTCGGAACAAGCGGGCTGGCATCCTTATCCTGGACTGCGGCAGGAATAGCACTTGCAGCCTTCGCGGTCACGGCCATCAGCTACCGGCTGAAGCGGAGGTCAGTAGTACGTAAAGAGCAAGCAGCCGCGGCTTAA
- a CDS encoding methyl-accepting chemotaxis protein — translation MDNLTALVLAAPFFKQVHAQDIMIGVTDREIFHYYAPSETLDFGLTKGSPVSPDDPSLGNALAGRATTNRLPAELYGATVISSAIPVYGTDGEVIGAFAIAYTLENEDRMEQLTESINTISGQLMDMVQNVAAQSEELSATTAQILDNSRQTVLESKQVNKVAGFIREISEQTNLLGLNAAIEAARVGEQGAGFGVVASEVRKLSVNTKEATKTIEDSLALVQRSIRHMEQEIEAIAASSAAQAELVTQFSEVIERLNETSGEMTKFISSIIQ, via the coding sequence ATGGATAACCTTACTGCACTAGTATTAGCAGCACCCTTTTTTAAACAAGTTCACGCCCAGGATATTATGATTGGTGTTACAGACAGGGAAATCTTTCATTACTATGCACCAAGCGAGACGCTGGACTTCGGTCTGACTAAAGGAAGCCCCGTTTCCCCGGATGATCCTTCACTCGGCAACGCGCTTGCCGGACGTGCAACAACGAACCGCTTGCCTGCCGAGCTCTATGGAGCGACCGTTATCTCTTCGGCTATTCCGGTTTACGGGACGGACGGCGAAGTGATCGGCGCTTTTGCGATTGCTTACACGCTGGAGAATGAAGACAGAATGGAGCAGCTCACAGAGAGCATTAATACAATCAGCGGACAGCTGATGGATATGGTCCAGAATGTAGCTGCCCAGTCGGAAGAGCTATCGGCAACAACGGCCCAGATTCTGGATAACTCGCGGCAGACAGTCCTGGAGTCCAAACAAGTGAACAAGGTAGCCGGTTTCATCAGGGAAATCTCGGAGCAGACGAACCTGCTGGGCTTAAATGCAGCGATTGAAGCGGCCCGGGTTGGTGAGCAGGGGGCAGGTTTTGGTGTGGTGGCATCGGAAGTGCGTAAGCTGTCTGTCAATACCAAAGAAGCAACCAAGACAATTGAGGATTCACTGGCTCTGGTGCAGCGGTCAATCCGCCACATGGAACAGGAGATCGAAGCGATTGCCGCTTCTTCGGCTGCCCAGGCGGAGCTGGTTACCCAGTTCAGTGAAGTCATAGAGCGGTTGAATGAGACCAGTGGAGAAATGACGAAATTTATTTCCTCTATTATTCAATAA
- a CDS encoding sensor histidine kinase KdpD — translation MDMAQHRNSAVPLQDQGSDGIQRKQRGRLKIFFGYAEGVGKTFAMLNAAHDERRDGKDVVAGFIETHGRPETESLMEGLEQLPRLEQPSREFDLDKALLRRPDLILVDELAHHNGTGCRHKKRYQDIEELLRAGINVYTTVNVQHLESLHDIVAAITGLTVQERIPDSVFDGADQIELVDIPPDDLLDRFNKGKLTADEQEGPEEGSQVFVKSKLIALREIALRYTADQLGRIARQSGDRAAEETYHTGDHILVCLSSAASSKKVIRTAARMSEAFRGSFTALYVETPRSKDLTPKSKAELRDNLRLAEQLGAQPATVYGDDVPAQIAEYAVSSRVTKIVIGRPRNGKKRWIAKTNIVDKLTELAPNIDIHIIPDTQSARYNRFPAYLKPRGFSPAYALKTLIILAACTLIGLWFKHLGFREANIITVYILGVLLNAIVTNGRLYSAANSILSVLVFNYLFTEPYYSLIAADTGYPVTFLVMLTASFISSTLTMRIKEQARQSAQKAYRTEVLLETSRKLQQAEDAEAIINETAVQMVKLVDRTVIFYPAGPDGLETPLIYPKPEAAVAPSQYTEVNEWAVADWVYKNNKRAGATTDTFSAASCLYHAVRAGDTVFAVAAIVMDQEEPLGIFEKSLMIAMLGECALALEKELLSSRQKEISIQIRQEQLRANLLRGISHDLRTPLTSISGNAGILLANPSVLSEAQKIGLYTDIYDDSMWLINLVENLLSITRIDNGSLNLYFQAELLEEVIAEALLHVNRSSAEHIIQTRLEDELLMARMDSRLIMQVLINLVDNAIKYTQAGSAIIVSAKRERQMVRVTVSDDGPGISEEAKSKLFDMFFTADNLRGDGRRGLGLGLSLCKSIVLAHGGTIEITDNIPQGAIFSFTLQAEEVNVLE, via the coding sequence ATGGATATGGCACAACACCGGAACAGCGCTGTTCCACTGCAGGATCAGGGTTCAGACGGCATACAGAGGAAACAACGCGGCAGACTAAAAATCTTTTTCGGATATGCGGAAGGCGTCGGCAAAACCTTTGCCATGCTGAATGCTGCTCATGATGAGCGGAGAGACGGTAAGGACGTAGTGGCCGGGTTCATTGAAACGCACGGGCGTCCTGAGACGGAGTCGCTGATGGAAGGCCTGGAGCAGCTGCCGAGGCTGGAACAGCCTTCCCGTGAATTTGATCTGGATAAGGCGCTGCTCAGGCGGCCTGATCTGATACTGGTGGATGAGCTGGCTCATCATAACGGTACAGGCTGCCGGCACAAAAAGCGGTATCAGGATATCGAGGAGCTGCTACGCGCAGGAATCAATGTGTATACAACAGTCAATGTACAGCATCTTGAAAGCCTGCATGACATTGTTGCAGCCATTACGGGTCTGACCGTGCAGGAGCGAATTCCTGACAGCGTATTTGACGGGGCAGACCAGATCGAACTGGTCGATATTCCGCCGGATGATCTGCTGGACCGCTTCAATAAAGGGAAGCTTACCGCAGATGAGCAGGAGGGACCGGAGGAAGGTTCACAGGTTTTTGTCAAAAGCAAGCTGATTGCCCTGCGGGAAATCGCCTTGCGTTATACCGCGGATCAGCTGGGACGGATTGCCCGGCAATCCGGTGACAGGGCAGCTGAAGAGACTTATCATACAGGCGACCACATTCTGGTCTGCCTTTCCTCTGCCGCCTCCAGCAAAAAGGTGATCCGCACGGCAGCGAGAATGTCGGAGGCATTCCGCGGGTCTTTCACCGCACTGTATGTGGAAACGCCGAGAAGTAAAGACTTAACTCCCAAGAGCAAGGCGGAGCTCCGCGATAATCTGCGGCTGGCCGAGCAGCTCGGGGCTCAGCCGGCCACCGTTTACGGTGACGATGTTCCGGCACAGATTGCAGAATACGCTGTTTCCAGCCGGGTGACCAAGATTGTAATCGGCCGGCCGCGTAACGGCAAAAAAAGATGGATTGCCAAAACGAATATCGTGGATAAATTAACGGAGCTGGCACCGAATATTGACATTCATATCATTCCGGATACCCAGTCAGCCCGGTACAACCGTTTTCCTGCCTATTTGAAGCCGCGGGGCTTCTCTCCGGCATACGCCTTGAAGACACTTATCATTCTGGCGGCATGCACGCTGATTGGGCTATGGTTTAAGCATCTCGGATTCCGTGAAGCGAATATCATTACCGTATATATTTTGGGTGTTCTGCTGAATGCGATAGTGACTAATGGAAGGCTGTACAGCGCGGCCAATTCCATCCTCAGCGTGCTAGTCTTCAATTATTTGTTCACAGAGCCTTATTACTCGCTGATTGCAGCTGACACCGGTTATCCGGTTACATTCCTTGTTATGCTGACCGCTTCCTTCATCAGCAGCACACTAACGATGCGGATCAAGGAGCAGGCCCGGCAGTCTGCGCAAAAAGCGTACCGGACGGAGGTTCTGCTGGAAACGAGCCGCAAGCTGCAGCAGGCGGAAGATGCGGAGGCGATCATCAATGAAACAGCTGTCCAGATGGTCAAGCTGGTGGACCGGACCGTGATTTTCTATCCGGCAGGTCCGGATGGATTGGAAACACCGCTGATCTATCCCAAGCCGGAAGCTGCTGTAGCCCCGTCACAGTATACAGAAGTGAACGAATGGGCGGTCGCCGACTGGGTCTACAAAAACAATAAACGGGCCGGAGCAACCACAGATACCTTTTCTGCGGCCAGCTGTCTGTATCACGCTGTGCGTGCAGGCGATACGGTTTTTGCGGTGGCAGCCATTGTGATGGACCAGGAAGAACCGCTCGGCATCTTTGAGAAAAGCCTGATGATTGCCATGCTTGGCGAATGCGCTCTGGCACTGGAGAAGGAGCTGCTCAGCAGCAGGCAAAAAGAAATCTCCATTCAGATCAGGCAGGAACAGCTGCGTGCCAATCTGCTGCGCGGCATCTCCCATGATCTGCGGACACCGCTAACCAGTATTTCCGGCAATGCCGGCATTCTGCTGGCCAACCCAAGTGTACTTAGTGAAGCACAAAAAATAGGGCTATACACAGACATCTACGATGATTCAATGTGGCTGATCAATCTGGTGGAGAATCTGCTGTCCATTACACGGATCGATAACGGCAGTCTGAACCTGTATTTTCAGGCGGAACTCCTTGAGGAGGTTATCGCTGAAGCACTGCTGCATGTAAACCGCAGCAGTGCAGAGCATATCATTCAAACCCGGCTTGAGGATGAGCTGCTGATGGCCCGGATGGATTCCCGGCTGATTATGCAGGTGCTGATCAATCTGGTGGATAATGCGATCAAGTATACACAGGCAGGCTCCGCTATTATAGTATCGGCGAAAAGGGAGCGGCAGATGGTACGGGTCACAGTTTCCGATGACGGCCCGGGCATATCGGAGGAAGCCAAAAGTAAGCTATTCGATATGTTCTTCACGGCGGATAATCTGCGCGGTGACGGACGGCGAGGTTTAGGGCTGGGGCTATCATTATGCAAATCCATTGTGCTTGCCCATGGAGGAACAATAGAGATTACGGATAATATACCGCAGGGGGCTATTTTTAGCTTTACCCTGCAGGCTGAGGAGGTGAACGTTCTTGAATAA
- a CDS encoding response regulator transcription factor — protein sequence MNKPLILVVEDDKPIRKLITTTLETQGYKYHTAETGEASILEAVSNQPDLMILDLGLPDMDGVEIIRKIRAWSNLPIIVVSARSEDRDKIDALDAGADDYLTKPFSVEELLARLRVSLRRIRYDSEKLQKDASVFTNGNLRIDYAAGCVWMGQEEIHLTPIEYKLLCLLAKNAGKVLTHNYILREIWGSLTYDVPALRVFMATLRKKIEKPPAQSKIIQTHIGVGYRMLQSGEDSKLG from the coding sequence TTGAATAAACCGTTGATACTTGTCGTTGAGGATGACAAACCGATCCGCAAGCTGATTACAACTACACTGGAGACACAAGGCTATAAATATCACACGGCTGAGACCGGGGAGGCATCCATCCTAGAGGCGGTATCCAACCAGCCGGATCTGATGATCCTTGATCTGGGGCTGCCGGATATGGACGGTGTAGAGATTATCCGCAAAATCCGGGCATGGTCCAACCTGCCGATCATCGTGGTCAGCGCCCGCAGTGAAGACCGCGACAAGATCGATGCGCTGGACGCCGGGGCAGATGATTATTTGACCAAGCCGTTCAGTGTCGAGGAGCTGCTGGCCAGACTGAGGGTCAGCCTGCGCCGGATCCGCTATGACAGCGAAAAGCTGCAGAAGGATGCGTCCGTTTTTACAAACGGCAATTTGAGGATTGATTATGCAGCCGGCTGCGTATGGATGGGCCAGGAAGAAATCCATCTGACTCCGATCGAATACAAGCTGCTCTGCCTGCTCGCCAAGAACGCGGGAAAGGTGCTGACGCATAATTACATCCTGCGGGAGATCTGGGGCAGCCTCACTTATGACGTACCAGCCCTGCGTGTCTTTATGGCAACCCTGCGCAAAAAGATCGAAAAGCCGCCGGCCCAGTCCAAAATCATTCAGACCCATATTGGCGTGGGGTACAGAATGCTGCAGAGCGGCGAGGACAGCAAATTAGGCTGA
- a CDS encoding cellulase-like family protein: protein MNDIHSLHPNKLTITMWDFSWYTMTLPGEPYHDLAARFAEAVERGYNTIRICAMPFLLFTAEGKRPGPLKFGSLGKVGQRTRWYNCIGGAELDGHAHLLELFKQAAAHNCYIMLSSWEYQQSPSFLAHPQLRDELAAIAPEDRFMAIAKSMSRLIHYVKEAGYGKQIIYAELHNEVEFGQLTAVGAAQGVAFENVPANVRIMQPYIEEAVGYLRGQHPDTLITASYTVNEEYPKAYVARNMQVGHYHLYIKGVLNELMHSAGIDDDNVPFPGEFVQSLLREDAPPFEEWSLPEGQEWRMEGNPVGMRLIYLHDWADPDKWDLFLYDRYGAHKIAMLQKADKSFEEIHEWAVQADLPIVIGEGYVGYTPLLAGFEEGPVGKFIAEYAIRKGMGLGFWGMTLCSNSAPHHPFWDDIAWQQKWNRFILES, encoded by the coding sequence ATGAACGATATACACAGTCTTCATCCTAACAAGCTTACGATAACAATGTGGGATTTCTCCTGGTACACGATGACGCTGCCGGGTGAACCTTATCATGATCTGGCCGCCCGGTTCGCGGAAGCGGTAGAGCGCGGGTACAATACGATTCGAATCTGTGCTATGCCATTCCTGTTGTTTACCGCTGAAGGCAAACGTCCCGGCCCGCTGAAATTCGGCAGCCTCGGCAAGGTCGGCCAGCGGACCAGATGGTACAACTGTATCGGCGGAGCAGAGCTGGACGGGCATGCCCATCTGCTCGAGCTGTTCAAACAGGCAGCTGCGCATAACTGCTATATTATGCTGTCCTCGTGGGAGTACCAGCAGAGCCCGAGCTTTCTGGCGCACCCGCAGCTGCGCGACGAGCTGGCGGCAATTGCACCTGAAGACCGGTTCATGGCGATTGCCAAATCGATGAGCCGGTTAATCCATTACGTAAAAGAAGCCGGATATGGCAAGCAGATTATATATGCGGAGCTGCACAATGAGGTGGAGTTCGGTCAGCTGACTGCCGTTGGAGCAGCCCAAGGTGTGGCGTTTGAAAATGTACCGGCTAACGTGAGAATCATGCAGCCTTATATTGAAGAAGCCGTCGGCTATCTGCGCGGGCAGCATCCGGATACACTAATTACAGCAAGCTATACTGTAAATGAGGAATATCCGAAAGCTTATGTAGCCCGCAATATGCAGGTCGGACATTATCATCTGTATATCAAGGGTGTGCTGAACGAGCTGATGCATAGTGCCGGGATTGATGATGACAATGTGCCGTTTCCCGGTGAATTCGTCCAATCACTGCTCAGGGAGGATGCACCGCCTTTTGAGGAATGGAGCCTGCCTGAAGGCCAGGAGTGGCGGATGGAGGGGAACCCCGTGGGCATGCGGCTGATCTATCTGCACGACTGGGCAGACCCGGACAAATGGGATCTTTTCCTGTATGACAGATACGGGGCGCATAAGATCGCGATGCTGCAGAAGGCTGATAAATCCTTTGAAGAAATCCATGAATGGGCAGTCCAGGCAGACTTGCCGATTGTAATCGGGGAAGGTTATGTCGGGTATACGCCGCTGCTGGCCGGCTTCGAGGAAGGGCCTGTAGGCAAATTTATCGCCGAATATGCGATTCGCAAGGGAATGGGGCTCGGCTTCTGGGGGATGACGCTCTGCTCCAACTCCGCACCGCATCATCCGTTCTGGGATGATATCGCCTGGCAGCAGAAGTGGAACCGGTTTATTCTGGAGAGCTAG
- a CDS encoding aromatic ring-hydroxylating dioxygenase subunit alpha: MTKSNALAEFQMQLPRNCTFTPGDWQVLSQYWYPVAIAEEIKDKPVSVKLLDVKLVCYRSHGKVVIARDLCFHRGAPLSLGWVENEEIVCPYHGFRYNCEGACTSVPAHPNAKISPKLKLMMYPAVERYGLIWTSLAGTEEQLPEFSGWDDPDFVNILPPSFDIAGSSGRQMEGFLDVSHFAYVHADSFADPDNTEVPQYKVRREGTELHADYWSTVSNYGKGQENPAPEGFMWLRAFRVFAPFAASLTVHFPEDGKLMILNCASPVSARYTRLFCPISRNFDKSVPVEDTIKFNLQVFSEDREMVEAQTPEDLPLDLTAEAHIPADRTSIAYRQLLTELGLGRDYTS, translated from the coding sequence ATGACAAAAAGTAATGCGCTCGCTGAATTTCAAATGCAGCTTCCCCGTAACTGTACCTTTACACCGGGTGACTGGCAGGTTCTGTCCCAATACTGGTATCCGGTTGCCATCGCTGAGGAAATCAAAGATAAGCCTGTATCCGTCAAGCTACTGGATGTCAAGCTGGTCTGCTACCGCAGCCACGGCAAGGTTGTGATTGCCCGCGATCTCTGTTTCCACCGGGGAGCCCCGCTAAGTCTGGGCTGGGTCGAAAATGAAGAAATTGTCTGTCCTTATCACGGGTTCCGTTATAACTGCGAGGGTGCCTGCACCTCCGTTCCCGCACATCCAAACGCCAAAATCTCACCAAAGCTAAAGCTCATGATGTACCCTGCCGTTGAACGCTACGGGTTAATCTGGACCTCGCTGGCCGGAACGGAAGAGCAGCTTCCGGAATTCAGCGGGTGGGATGATCCGGATTTTGTTAATATTTTGCCGCCCAGCTTTGATATTGCCGGTTCGTCAGGACGCCAGATGGAAGGCTTTCTGGATGTGTCCCATTTTGCTTACGTTCATGCTGATTCATTTGCCGATCCTGACAACACAGAGGTTCCGCAATATAAGGTCAGACGGGAAGGCACTGAGCTGCATGCCGATTACTGGAGCACGGTCAGCAACTACGGCAAAGGCCAGGAGAATCCGGCACCGGAAGGCTTTATGTGGCTGCGCGCATTCCGGGTGTTTGCCCCCTTCGCGGCATCGCTTACCGTTCATTTTCCGGAAGACGGGAAGCTGATGATCCTGAACTGCGCCTCTCCTGTATCTGCACGTTATACCCGGTTGTTCTGCCCGATCTCACGCAATTTCGATAAGTCCGTACCTGTTGAGGACACGATTAAATTCAATCTTCAGGTATTCTCGGAGGACCGGGAGATGGTAGAAGCCCAGACTCCGGAGGATCTGCCGCTGGATCTGACCGCAGAAGCGCATATTCCGGCTGACCGGACTTCAATTGCCTACAGACAGCTGCTGACCGAGCTGGGTCTCGGCAGAGACTACACATCTTAA
- a CDS encoding AraC family transcriptional regulator — translation MNLKEHILLWTHAAVEIIDIRRHTSSHGEQFLRYRLPCSAFICATHGNAVILMDGIRYELYEGTVIHGGKGIIIELPPPAELVKYYLILYRARLALPARKHLLSVMNRDNPFELQYICSPDAPLPLLDKLKVMHEHWLKGGRLEHLYVKSLLYQWVYELLRQLHAQHIQPLKPDVLATAIRYMENNISRPLSMDKLAEAAGSSPRSLSRLFRLRLHTSPNQYLISLRMEKARELLLHTEASLHDIAAAIGHPDAYYLGRMFKKHFGISPGRYKNSVKAAAAWPEMTSGASGFDIVRTSSLGYSVDNHYQYKSEGASFMFKSARPSLFITLLLCFTIVLSACGAGNTNTAASSASPSPPASTAPAATEKPAAEAQSRIITTVKGDIEIPADPQRVVVLYMLGDVLALGVKPVGVSDVSEGAAFEDELSDVQKLGTWFEASPEAVLSLNPDLIIVPSDKTYEVLKDIAPTVLVPYDKMSDEERVSFIGEALGKENQAKSLFDEFYAKVEDSKQKLKGAGILDRTVSIMEGGAKRSMAVVTSKQFGRGSQVIYEYLGMKAPAIIQEKVETSAGATGEDVSFEVLADYSGDYMFRSSYEGMADLTQDPIWNSIPAVKAGRLINIDFGLSYYSDIYSLNAQLDYIAESLLAAPRVE, via the coding sequence ATGAATTTGAAGGAACATATTTTACTTTGGACTCATGCAGCGGTAGAAATAATAGATATCCGGCGCCATACTTCCAGTCACGGGGAGCAATTTCTCCGGTACCGGCTGCCTTGCAGTGCTTTTATATGTGCAACCCATGGGAATGCAGTAATTCTCATGGACGGTATCCGCTATGAACTATACGAAGGAACCGTGATCCACGGAGGCAAAGGAATAATCATTGAGTTGCCCCCGCCTGCGGAGCTGGTTAAATATTATTTAATCCTCTACAGAGCAAGGCTTGCCCTCCCTGCCCGCAAACATCTGCTGTCCGTCATGAATCGTGACAACCCGTTCGAGCTCCAATACATATGCAGTCCGGACGCTCCGCTCCCTTTGCTTGATAAGCTTAAGGTGATGCATGAGCACTGGCTAAAGGGCGGCAGACTGGAGCATCTGTATGTAAAATCATTGCTGTATCAATGGGTGTATGAACTGCTTAGACAGCTGCATGCACAGCATATCCAGCCGTTGAAGCCGGATGTGCTGGCGACAGCAATCCGGTATATGGAGAATAACATCAGTCGGCCTCTAAGCATGGACAAGCTGGCCGAGGCCGCAGGGAGCAGCCCGCGCAGCTTGTCCAGACTATTCCGGCTACGCCTGCACACCAGCCCCAACCAGTATCTGATCAGCCTGCGCATGGAAAAGGCCCGCGAGCTGCTGCTCCACACCGAGGCCAGCCTGCATGATATTGCAGCTGCCATCGGGCATCCGGATGCGTATTATCTCGGAAGGATGTTCAAAAAGCATTTCGGGATTTCGCCGGGCAGGTACAAAAACTCAGTAAAAGCAGCTGCTGCCTGGCCGGAAATGACATCGGGCGCGTCCGGTTTTGACATTGTCCGTACGTCTTCGCTTGGTTATAGTGTTGATAATCATTATCAATACAAATCAGAAGGAGCGTCATTCATGTTTAAATCTGCCAGACCGTCACTTTTTATTACCTTACTGTTATGCTTCACCATCGTGCTCAGCGCCTGCGGAGCAGGAAATACCAATACAGCTGCCAGCAGCGCATCCCCGTCACCCCCGGCAAGCACTGCGCCTGCGGCTACTGAGAAACCCGCTGCAGAAGCACAGAGCCGGATTATTACAACGGTCAAAGGGGATATTGAAATTCCCGCTGATCCACAGCGTGTCGTAGTTCTGTACATGCTCGGAGATGTATTGGCGCTTGGTGTTAAGCCGGTCGGCGTATCTGATGTTTCTGAAGGGGCTGCCTTTGAAGATGAGCTCAGTGATGTACAGAAGCTGGGAACCTGGTTTGAAGCGAGCCCGGAAGCTGTCCTGTCACTTAATCCGGATCTGATTATTGTACCTTCGGATAAAACCTATGAAGTACTTAAGGACATCGCCCCTACTGTACTGGTCCCTTACGATAAAATGAGCGACGAGGAGCGTGTATCCTTTATCGGAGAAGCACTCGGTAAAGAGAATCAGGCAAAGAGCTTGTTTGATGAGTTCTACGCTAAGGTCGAAGACAGCAAGCAGAAGCTCAAAGGCGCCGGTATCCTTGACCGCACTGTATCCATTATGGAGGGCGGCGCTAAACGCAGCATGGCTGTTGTGACCAGCAAGCAGTTCGGACGCGGCTCCCAGGTAATCTATGAATATCTGGGCATGAAAGCCCCGGCAATTATTCAGGAGAAGGTTGAGACTTCTGCGGGAGCAACCGGTGAGGATGTATCATTTGAAGTACTGGCCGACTACAGCGGGGATTACATGTTCCGTTCATCCTATGAAGGGATGGCCGATCTCACCCAGGACCCGATCTGGAACAGTATCCCTGCGGTAAAAGCGGGCCGGCTCATTAACATCGATTTCGGCTTGTCCTATTACAGCGATATTTACTCCCTTAATGCCCAGCTCGATTACATTGCAGAAAGTCTGCTGGCTGCGCCACGAGTTGAGTAA